In the Methanobrevibacter sp. genome, one interval contains:
- a CDS encoding NTP transferase domain-containing protein, with product MSISTIITAAGKNSRMRKDQISRNIELKNKLILPFENKTVIETTIDNALSANVDECIVVLGHYADEIKEAIFDNYKDSVKFVINNPVDVGLSVSLYNGLSNIMSDFALCITADQPTVSTQTFNKMIEVSQNSKNPYKTISILRRRKTGLLDTAEGLGMPFVAPRENLMEYLKNENDNLNPILRKIFADGYTFYGIKEKNKKELLNINHYEDYLALLD from the coding sequence ATGTCAATTTCAACTATTATTACTGCGGCCGGAAAAAATTCCAGAATGAGAAAAGATCAAATTTCTCGAAATATTGAGTTAAAAAACAAACTTATTCTGCCGTTTGAAAACAAGACTGTTATAGAGACAACTATTGATAATGCATTATCTGCAAATGTAGATGAATGTATTGTAGTACTTGGTCATTATGCCGATGAAATTAAAGAAGCTATTTTTGATAATTATAAGGATTCAGTTAAGTTTGTTATTAATAATCCTGTTGATGTAGGTTTATCAGTATCACTTTATAATGGTTTGTCAAATATCATGTCTGATTTTGCATTATGCATTACAGCAGATCAACCGACAGTATCAACACAAACTTTTAATAAGATGATTGAAGTAAGTCAAAACTCTAAAAATCCTTATAAAACAATATCTATTTTAAGAAGACGAAAAACAGGACTGTTAGACACTGCAGAAGGATTGGGAATGCCTTTTGTTGCTCCCCGTGAAAACCTGATGGAATATCTAAAGAATGAAAATGATAATTTAAATCCGATTTTGAGAAAAATTTTTGCTGATGGTTACACTTTCTATGGAATAAAAGAAAAAAATAAAAAAGAATTATTAAATATTAATCATTATGAAGATTATCTGGCTCTTTTAGATTGA
- a CDS encoding DUF169 domain-containing protein, with protein sequence MTNLEKNKKYCEVIESKIDLDTKPVAMKLIKTEGDLPEGIELIDEKIRHCEMVRKASLGNQFYSTIDQQSCLGGAGAIGLRDMPEKLANGEKYFSLGRFQDLEKAKKLTSKLAVIKDISWGIIYSPLDEADFEADVIQIITEPVGGMKLAQSIVYKTGEKINPSFAGIQSLCGDAFSSPYLTDSVNFTLGCDGSRKFADIKDSEMTVGISKAKIEEVISGLESI encoded by the coding sequence ATGACAAATTTAGAAAAAAACAAAAAATATTGTGAAGTGATTGAAAGCAAAATCGATCTTGATACAAAACCTGTTGCAATGAAGCTAATTAAAACTGAAGGTGACCTGCCTGAAGGCATTGAGTTAATTGATGAAAAAATCAGACACTGCGAAATGGTTAGAAAAGCATCTTTAGGAAATCAATTCTACTCCACAATCGACCAGCAGTCATGTTTAGGGGGAGCAGGTGCAATTGGACTTAGAGATATGCCTGAAAAATTAGCCAATGGTGAAAAATATTTCTCATTAGGCAGATTTCAAGACTTGGAAAAAGCTAAAAAGTTGACTTCCAAACTTGCAGTTATTAAAGACATCAGTTGGGGAATCATCTACTCTCCTTTAGATGAAGCTGATTTTGAAGCTGACGTTATTCAAATCATAACCGAACCTGTTGGGGGAATGAAACTTGCCCAAAGTATTGTTTATAAAACCGGTGAAAAAATCAATCCTTCCTTTGCAGGTATCCAATCATTATGCGGAGATGCATTTTCAAGCCCATACCTTACAGACAGTGTCAATTTCACTTTAGGTTGTGACGGTTCAAGAAAGTTTGCTGATATTAAAGACAGTGAAATGACTGTTGGCATCAGTAAAGCCAAAATCGAAGAAGTTATTTCCGGTTTGGAATCAATCTAA
- a CDS encoding PD-(D/E)XK nuclease family protein — translation MKLPSRSQSYMIPEYSLTGDLLSFLTCNLQYRYQNKGTLPPSKPVQRWFGEFIHGVLEEAFIQWRQNNTQFPWNWKRDIRPIEDLIDLRLQVRGLYPHDEDLFFSIVNQPDNDLTIADLNDHDHKKLASARAEKTINIWGKHLFPLIDSSEMLIKGIRKMPNYNQKISRSNYYGINGVVDVLTSIKINETLKQHKLDDSNKIIDHLTKDPDFQKTIGKYDNGEEYEIIIDYKGMKRPPVKMNDEKAEDKWETHKQQILTYSWLRSKQENSKPIIAGIIFYLNELVPSKEDLVLIKDELNNNTTDVGYDYERDVNLINSWQEEDKAPELSDGFKNDRSIRIININENEQKNALLKFDSVVANIEESLLKEMKGCKIQEAWKADSDERTCSACDFRTFCKNNSVKTKDFKIP, via the coding sequence ATGAAATTGCCATCAAGATCCCAATCATACATGATTCCAGAATACAGTTTAACTGGAGATTTACTATCTTTTTTAACTTGCAATCTTCAGTATAGATATCAGAATAAAGGAACATTGCCTCCTTCAAAGCCTGTGCAGAGATGGTTCGGTGAGTTTATCCATGGTGTACTTGAAGAAGCATTTATACAATGGAGGCAGAACAACACACAGTTTCCCTGGAACTGGAAAAGAGATATTAGACCTATTGAAGATTTAATTGATTTGAGATTGCAAGTCAGAGGCCTTTATCCTCACGATGAAGATCTATTTTTTAGCATTGTCAATCAGCCGGATAACGATTTGACAATAGCTGATTTAAACGACCATGACCATAAAAAACTAGCCAGCGCCAGAGCTGAAAAGACAATAAATATTTGGGGAAAACATCTGTTTCCATTAATCGATTCTTCTGAAATGTTAATTAAAGGAATTCGCAAAATGCCGAATTATAATCAGAAAATAAGCAGATCAAATTATTACGGTATTAATGGAGTAGTTGACGTGCTGACATCCATTAAAATCAATGAAACACTAAAACAGCATAAATTAGACGACAGCAACAAAATTATTGATCATCTAACAAAAGACCCTGATTTTCAAAAAACAATTGGCAAATATGATAATGGGGAGGAATATGAAATCATTATTGATTATAAAGGAATGAAAAGACCTCCCGTTAAAATGAATGATGAAAAAGCCGAAGATAAATGGGAAACTCATAAACAGCAGATTTTGACTTATTCATGGCTTAGGTCAAAACAGGAAAATTCAAAACCAATAATTGCCGGAATCATTTTTTATCTAAATGAATTAGTTCCTTCAAAAGAAGATTTGGTATTGATTAAAGACGAGTTAAATAACAATACAACCGATGTCGGATATGACTATGAACGGGATGTAAACTTAATTAACAGCTGGCAGGAGGAGGATAAGGCTCCTGAATTAAGTGACGGTTTTAAAAATGACAGGTCAATCAGAATCATAAATATTAATGAAAATGAACAGAAAAATGCACTTTTAAAATTTGATAGTGTTGTGGCCAATATCGAGGAATCATTGCTAAAAGAGATGAAGGGTTGTAAAATTCAGGAAGCATGGAAAGCAGATTCTGATGAAAGAACTTGCAGTGCCTGTGATTTTAGAACATTCTGTAAAAATAACAGTGTTAAAACAAAAGACTTTAAAATTCCATAA
- a CDS encoding DEAD/DEAH box helicase, protein MISYEEFEDIVVTILKRDISSNKDQKNAILAPCNKSLFIVAGPGSGKTTVMVLKILKYIFVDDIDPSEILATTFTKKAAEELYSRILGWGDEIKNHLIGNIGEDDFDNILKIERIDFNQIKVGTTDSIAEELLRDNKKPGENQSIVIEDFVAKTAMIKIIIEDEKYLNKDLLEYLRNLTCKEKIEEPSKLSEILIEIKNRIYYDQVDFDELYDKTQGKNGVHLALDCIKEYENKLKNRNTIDFAMLEAEFLRKLKSNDLKNFLDEIKIVLIDEYQDTNLIQEDIYFTIAKSALENGGNITVVGDDDQSLYRFRGATVDLFTNYQKRINQKLRIDVEEINLKTNYRSTKNIIDHCNQFAELDKEYQNARVENKPKIIAPDFENDRMPVLGMFRNNPEMLARDLANLINKLVNKGECELKVLQVLNEEYYKKIDNNIDIAKLQQIKSENLKKGKEIEKITLKLDREYGSASDIAILSYSPKEVQNGNRSFLHYLRKNLKRLRHPIEVFNPRGIELQEIDMVGIFCGLILECIDPEGSVQNSDKTIPKLADRNMKRWRIKARDFIKLNPEPHEPVTLSQFVTYWQLRRPRGHSKWPKIASLMELAYKITTWIEELQEDVEGIVYLEAITKSITQTGFFNDYHSNISFKTKQQERDSILEAIWNIFIPLSTGGVKIDESLLETLPDNRINILSIHQSKGLEFPLVVVDVGSKFKNNDIRTQYLRFPKSVKDEKTVEETIRQYSTLGQSDRCEKDKSFDDLTRLYFVAFSRAEKVLLLIGLNSAIEGYTSKKNLMKVPNIALGWSRDEKYIGFNEIYLI, encoded by the coding sequence ATGATTTCATATGAAGAATTTGAGGATATTGTGGTGACTATACTAAAAAGAGATATTTCTTCAAATAAAGATCAGAAAAATGCAATATTGGCTCCATGTAATAAATCCCTTTTCATTGTTGCAGGACCAGGTTCTGGAAAAACAACCGTGATGGTGCTTAAAATATTAAAATACATATTTGTAGATGATATTGACCCAAGTGAAATATTGGCCACAACATTTACAAAAAAAGCTGCTGAAGAATTGTATTCCAGAATATTGGGCTGGGGAGATGAGATAAAAAATCATCTAATCGGCAATATCGGTGAAGACGATTTTGACAATATCTTAAAAATCGAAAGGATTGATTTTAATCAGATTAAAGTTGGTACAACAGACAGTATTGCTGAAGAATTACTTAGAGACAATAAAAAGCCCGGAGAAAATCAATCAATTGTAATTGAAGACTTTGTTGCTAAAACAGCAATGATTAAAATCATCATTGAAGATGAGAAATATTTAAACAAGGACCTATTAGAATACCTTAGAAACTTAACCTGCAAGGAAAAAATTGAAGAACCATCAAAATTAAGTGAAATTCTCATTGAAATAAAAAACAGGATTTATTATGATCAGGTTGATTTCGATGAGCTGTATGACAAAACACAGGGAAAAAACGGAGTTCATCTTGCACTTGATTGCATTAAAGAATATGAAAATAAACTTAAAAATAGAAATACAATTGATTTTGCAATGCTTGAAGCGGAATTTCTCAGAAAATTAAAAAGTAATGATCTGAAAAACTTTTTAGATGAAATAAAAATAGTCTTAATCGATGAATATCAAGACACAAACCTGATACAGGAAGATATTTACTTTACAATTGCCAAATCCGCATTAGAAAACGGCGGCAACATAACTGTTGTTGGTGATGACGACCAGTCACTTTACAGATTCAGAGGAGCAACCGTTGATTTATTTACAAATTATCAAAAGCGCATTAATCAAAAATTACGCATTGATGTTGAAGAAATAAACCTAAAAACCAATTACCGTTCAACAAAAAATATCATCGACCACTGCAACCAGTTTGCCGAATTAGATAAGGAATATCAAAATGCAAGAGTGGAAAACAAACCAAAAATCATTGCACCTGATTTTGAAAATGACAGGATGCCGGTTCTTGGAATGTTTAGAAACAATCCTGAAATGCTTGCCAGAGATTTGGCCAATTTAATCAATAAACTTGTAAACAAAGGAGAATGTGAATTAAAAGTTTTGCAGGTTTTAAATGAAGAATATTATAAAAAGATTGACAATAATATTGATATTGCCAAACTGCAGCAAATTAAAAGTGAAAATCTCAAAAAAGGAAAGGAAATCGAAAAAATAACCCTTAAATTAGACAGAGAATATGGTTCAGCATCAGATATTGCTATATTATCATATTCGCCGAAAGAAGTGCAAAATGGAAACCGCTCATTTTTACACTATTTAAGAAAGAACCTTAAAAGATTAAGACATCCCATCGAAGTATTTAATCCAAGGGGAATTGAACTTCAGGAAATTGATATGGTAGGTATTTTTTGCGGTTTAATTCTTGAATGTATTGACCCTGAAGGCAGTGTTCAAAATTCAGACAAAACAATACCCAAACTGGCCGATAGAAATATGAAACGCTGGAGGATTAAAGCAAGGGATTTTATTAAATTAAATCCCGAACCCCACGAACCGGTTACATTATCACAGTTTGTTACATACTGGCAGCTTAGAAGACCGAGAGGCCACTCCAAATGGCCCAAAATCGCAAGTTTGATGGAACTTGCCTACAAGATAACAACTTGGATTGAAGAATTGCAAGAAGATGTTGAAGGAATCGTATACCTGGAAGCAATTACAAAATCGATTACACAAACTGGATTTTTCAATGATTATCATTCAAATATTTCATTTAAAACAAAACAGCAAGAGAGGGATTCAATATTGGAAGCTATTTGGAATATATTTATCCCACTATCAACAGGAGGGGTGAAAATAGATGAATCTCTGCTAGAAACACTGCCTGATAACAGAATTAACATTTTATCAATACATCAATCAAAGGGACTGGAATTCCCTCTGGTTGTTGTTGATGTAGGGTCAAAATTTAAAAATAATGATATAAGAACACAGTACTTGAGATTTCCGAAATCGGTTAAAGATGAAAAAACAGTTGAAGAGACCATAAGGCAATACAGCACTCTTGGACAAAGCGACAGATGTGAAAAAGACAAGTCATTTGATGATTTAACAAGACTTTATTTTGTTGCATTTTCAAGAGCTGAAAAGGTATTGTTGCTGATTGGCCTAAATTCAGCTATTGAAGGATACACATCAAAGAAAAATCTTATGAAAGTTCCAAACATTGCATTGGGATGGAGCAGAGACGAAAAATACATCGGATTTAATGAGATTTATTTAATTTAG